The following are encoded together in the Oscillospiraceae bacterium genome:
- a CDS encoding uracil-DNA glycosylase, which translates to METLSAAEKQIKLDSLKEACGKCKRCPLGETRINLVFGKGSPESKLMFIGEAPGEKEDLSGIPFVGAAGKLLDKYLAFIGLEADDVYIANILKCRPPHNRDPLPAEEDECIGYLREQVAIIRPKLIVCLGRIAAMRIIKPDFKITSEHGKWFKKGDCLITAVYHPAALLRDPRKKGEMLDDFKDIEKILKEENHSDSI; encoded by the coding sequence ATGGAGACTCTCTCTGCCGCAGAAAAGCAGATCAAGCTTGATTCGCTTAAGGAAGCATGCGGAAAATGCAAACGCTGCCCGCTTGGTGAAACGCGTATTAATCTTGTATTCGGAAAAGGCTCGCCGGAATCAAAACTGATGTTCATCGGCGAAGCTCCGGGTGAAAAGGAGGATCTTTCGGGTATCCCGTTTGTCGGCGCCGCCGGAAAGCTTCTCGACAAATACCTTGCTTTTATAGGGCTTGAAGCTGATGATGTATACATAGCCAACATATTGAAATGCCGCCCTCCGCATAACCGCGATCCGCTGCCCGCGGAGGAGGACGAATGCATCGGGTATCTTCGCGAACAGGTTGCGATTATCCGCCCGAAGCTGATTGTCTGCCTCGGACGCATAGCTGCCATGCGGATAATAAAGCCCGATTTTAAAATAACCTCGGAGCACGGAAAGTGGTTTAAAAAAGGAGACTGCCTTATAACGGCGGTCTATCATCCGGCGGCGCTTCTCCGCGACCCGCGGAAAAAAGGGGAAATGCTCGACGACTTCAAGGATATTGAAAAAATATTGAAAGAAGAAAATCATTCTGACTCTATATAG
- the rlmB gene encoding 23S rRNA (guanosine(2251)-2'-O)-methyltransferase RlmB, producing MTEETSDIVVGRNALRELLKSGRQIDKLLIQSGTREGSVIELIAKAKDRKIPVTEVSKSKLDEICVRAGCAANSHQGVAAYTAVIEYASLDDLFAEAETRGEKPFFIMADRISDPHNLGALIRCCEGAGAHGIIIPKRGATGVGAAVMKSSAGAAEYLKICRVTNLAETAETLKKRGVWLFACESGGKKYCEADYDLPLCLILGSEGEGVSRLLRDKSDFVISIPMRGAVNSLNVSCAGAVFMYEALRNRQICAASSDT from the coding sequence ATGACAGAGGAAACCTCCGATATAGTTGTCGGGCGCAATGCTTTGCGCGAATTGCTGAAATCCGGAAGACAGATTGACAAGCTGCTAATTCAGTCCGGTACGCGTGAAGGCTCGGTTATCGAGCTGATTGCGAAAGCAAAAGATAGAAAGATACCTGTAACAGAGGTGTCAAAATCAAAGCTTGATGAGATCTGCGTACGGGCCGGCTGTGCGGCAAATTCACATCAGGGAGTCGCCGCATATACCGCCGTAATAGAATATGCTTCGCTTGACGACCTTTTTGCCGAGGCGGAAACGCGTGGAGAAAAGCCGTTTTTTATAATGGCCGACAGAATTTCAGATCCTCACAATCTCGGAGCATTAATACGTTGCTGTGAAGGAGCGGGGGCGCATGGAATTATCATACCTAAACGCGGGGCGACAGGCGTCGGAGCCGCTGTTATGAAATCTTCCGCCGGTGCCGCCGAATATTTAAAAATATGCCGCGTCACAAACCTTGCGGAAACCGCTGAAACGCTTAAAAAGCGTGGTGTATGGCTTTTTGCGTGCGAATCCGGAGGGAAAAAATATTGCGAAGCCGATTACGATCTTCCGCTCTGTCTGATCCTCGGAAGTGAGGGAGAGGGAGTGTCGCGCCTTTTACGTGACAAGAGCGATTTTGTTATTTCAATTCCCATGCGCGGCGCCGTTAATTCTCTGAATGTTTCCTGCGCCGGTGCTGTGTTCATGTATGAGGCGTTAAGAAACAGACAAATCTGTGCGGCTTCCTCGGACACATAA
- the iorA gene encoding indolepyruvate ferredoxin oxidoreductase subunit alpha: MEKNKKLMLGNEAIARGLYEAGCRLVSSYPGTPSTEISECAAKYDEIYAEWAPNEKVALETALGAAIAGGRSFCAMKHVGLNVAADPLFITGYTGINAGMVITVADDPGMHSSQNEQDSRHYAMAAKLPMLEPCDSGEALAFTKLAYDLSEQYDTPFIIRMTTRVAHSQSLVPLSDRQEREIKPYEKNPQKYVMMPAYARPKHKVCEDRLDSLRVLAERTDAGINRIEYNSPKTGIIASGVNYDYAKEAFGLDASYLKLGMVFPLPEKLIFEFASKVDRLIIVEDLDPIIETHVKALGIKCDGKNLLPITGEFSHTMLLELLRGKKTEKLSMDEALPGRPPVMCPGCPHRGLFYTLKKMKLTVMGDIGCYTLGAAPPLSAMDTTLCMGASISSIHGFTKIRPDDAKKTVAVIGDSTFMHSGITGLVNITYNKGISTVLILDNSITGMTGHQQNPCTGFTLKNEPVRGILPEKIAEAAGVDPEHIKIADPGDPAALEKIIAAELSCDCPSVVIVRRPCALLKCVKKDSFCLIDTDKCKKCRACMNIGCPCISIGADGRPVIDNSLCTGCGLCEKMCRFGAIKTIKR, translated from the coding sequence ATGGAAAAGAACAAAAAATTGATGCTCGGCAACGAAGCGATAGCACGCGGACTTTATGAAGCGGGATGCCGTCTCGTATCAAGCTATCCCGGGACGCCAAGCACCGAAATCAGCGAATGCGCCGCGAAATATGACGAAATTTACGCCGAATGGGCGCCAAATGAAAAAGTCGCGCTCGAAACAGCTCTCGGTGCGGCCATCGCGGGAGGACGCAGCTTCTGCGCAATGAAGCATGTCGGCTTGAATGTGGCGGCCGATCCGCTTTTCATTACCGGCTATACCGGCATAAACGCGGGGATGGTTATAACAGTTGCCGATGATCCGGGAATGCACTCTTCTCAGAACGAACAGGATTCCCGGCATTATGCCATGGCCGCGAAGCTTCCGATGCTTGAGCCGTGTGACAGCGGAGAAGCGCTTGCGTTTACGAAGCTTGCATATGACCTTTCCGAACAGTATGATACGCCGTTTATAATAAGAATGACGACCCGCGTCGCTCATTCACAAAGCCTCGTGCCGCTTTCCGACAGACAGGAAAGGGAAATAAAACCATATGAAAAAAACCCTCAGAAATATGTAATGATGCCCGCGTATGCGCGTCCTAAGCATAAGGTATGCGAGGACAGGCTCGATTCTCTCCGCGTGCTTGCGGAGAGAACGGATGCGGGAATAAACAGAATTGAATATAATTCACCAAAAACAGGAATAATCGCTTCAGGCGTTAATTATGATTACGCAAAAGAAGCCTTCGGTTTGGACGCTTCTTATTTAAAACTCGGAATGGTATTTCCGCTGCCCGAGAAGCTTATATTCGAATTCGCCTCAAAGGTGGACAGACTGATCATCGTCGAGGATCTTGATCCGATAATAGAAACTCATGTGAAGGCTCTCGGCATCAAATGCGACGGAAAAAACTTATTGCCAATTACAGGCGAATTCTCACACACAATGCTCCTGGAGCTGTTAAGAGGCAAAAAGACCGAAAAGCTTTCGATGGACGAAGCTCTGCCGGGACGTCCGCCGGTCATGTGCCCGGGATGCCCGCACAGAGGACTATTCTATACACTTAAAAAAATGAAGCTGACCGTAATGGGCGATATCGGCTGTTATACGCTTGGGGCGGCGCCGCCGCTCAGCGCCATGGATACTACATTATGCATGGGCGCGTCGATTTCATCAATCCACGGATTTACCAAAATCCGCCCAGATGACGCGAAAAAAACCGTGGCTGTCATCGGAGACAGCACGTTTATGCATTCAGGTATAACCGGACTTGTAAATATAACGTACAACAAAGGCATATCGACCGTACTGATTCTCGACAACAGCATAACAGGCATGACAGGACATCAGCAGAATCCGTGCACGGGCTTTACGCTTAAAAACGAGCCTGTTCGCGGGATTCTCCCGGAAAAGATAGCCGAAGCCGCCGGAGTCGATCCGGAACACATAAAAATCGCCGATCCCGGCGATCCTGCAGCTCTTGAAAAAATAATCGCCGCGGAGCTTTCCTGCGATTGCCCATCGGTTGTTATCGTCCGCCGTCCGTGCGCGCTTCTTAAATGCGTCAAAAAAGACAGCTTTTGCCTGATAGACACTGATAAATGCAAAAAGTGCCGCGCATGTATGAATATCGGCTGCCCCTGCATAAGCATCGGAGCCGACGGACGCCCGGTAATCGACAACTCGCTATGCACGGGCTGCGGTTTATGTGAAAAAATGTGCCGCTTCGGAGCAATAAAAACAATCAAAAGATAA
- a CDS encoding indolepyruvate oxidoreductase subunit beta — MTKNIMIVGVGGQGSLLASRIVGNAAIEAGYDVKVSEVHGMSQRGGSVVTYVRYGDKVESPVIGEGEADIILSFELLESARFLPFLRKGGKIITNTQKINPMPVVTGQASYPEELAEKIRQKGVNIIETDALALAAKAGSEKAVNVVLIGCMARDCDFTKEQLLAATRACVPAKLAEINLAAFELGYNA, encoded by the coding sequence ATGACTAAAAACATAATGATAGTGGGCGTCGGAGGTCAGGGCAGCCTTCTTGCCAGCCGCATAGTAGGCAATGCCGCGATTGAGGCGGGATACGACGTAAAGGTCAGCGAGGTGCATGGTATGTCACAGCGCGGAGGCTCTGTCGTTACATATGTCAGATACGGCGACAAGGTCGAAAGCCCGGTCATCGGCGAAGGAGAGGCGGATATAATCCTCTCGTTTGAGCTTTTGGAGTCCGCACGATTTCTTCCTTTTTTGAGAAAGGGAGGAAAAATAATAACGAACACACAGAAGATAAATCCGATGCCCGTCGTCACGGGACAGGCCTCCTATCCGGAGGAATTGGCGGAAAAAATCAGACAAAAGGGCGTAAATATAATTGAGACAGACGCGCTTGCCCTCGCGGCAAAGGCAGGGAGTGAGAAGGCTGTCAACGTCGTGCTTATCGGATGCATGGCTCGCGACTGCGATTTCACAAAAGAACAGCTTCTGGCCGCGACACGGGCTTGTGTGCCCGCGAAGCTTGCGGAGATAAACCTCGCCGCGTTCGAACTCGGTTATAACGCATAA
- a CDS encoding phenylacetate--CoA ligase, giving the protein MQYYNKMLETAPRHEMKALQSYNLSRTVRRIYENVPLYRRRMDEAGVKPEHIKSIDDLHLLPFTVKQDLRDTYPYGLFAVPMDQVVRLHASSGTTGKQIVVGYTENDIKMWAQCVARSLCAIGATKKDFIQISYGYGLFTGGLGLHYGAELLGAAVIPTSTGNTARQIQILRDFGSTIICSTPSYALYIIDCLKESGIPLSELKLRAGFFGAEPWTDNMRKQIEAGLNIKAYDIYGLSEITGPGVSFDCECQNGLHVNEDHFVPEIINPDTLEVLPDGEKGELVFTCITKEAFPLIRYRTRDIASITHEPCSCGRTLVRMSKPQGRSDDMLIIRGVNVFPSQIESVLLGIGETSPHYMLIVDRVNNTDTLEIQVELSREMFSSDSVKHLQELEASIRSKIDSTLGISAKVTFVEPKTLARTEGKAKRVIDKRVLI; this is encoded by the coding sequence ATGCAATACTACAACAAAATGCTTGAAACGGCGCCGCGTCATGAAATGAAAGCGCTGCAAAGCTATAACCTGTCAAGAACCGTAAGACGCATATACGAAAACGTACCGCTTTACCGCAGAAGAATGGACGAAGCGGGAGTAAAACCGGAGCATATAAAATCTATTGATGATCTTCACCTTCTGCCGTTCACGGTCAAGCAGGACTTAAGAGACACTTATCCTTATGGTCTGTTTGCCGTTCCGATGGATCAGGTCGTCCGTCTCCACGCTTCATCCGGCACGACAGGAAAGCAGATTGTCGTCGGATATACTGAAAATGATATAAAAATGTGGGCTCAATGCGTTGCTCGTTCTCTTTGTGCGATAGGCGCGACGAAAAAGGATTTCATTCAGATTTCATATGGTTACGGTTTGTTTACCGGAGGACTTGGGCTTCATTACGGGGCGGAGCTTTTGGGCGCTGCCGTAATACCGACTTCCACCGGTAACACCGCGCGCCAGATCCAGATCCTGCGCGATTTCGGATCGACGATAATATGTTCGACGCCTTCATATGCGTTATATATCATCGATTGTCTTAAGGAGAGCGGCATTCCGCTGTCCGAATTGAAGTTAAGAGCCGGATTTTTCGGAGCGGAGCCGTGGACCGACAACATGAGAAAGCAGATTGAGGCCGGACTTAATATCAAGGCATACGATATATACGGTCTAAGCGAAATCACCGGCCCCGGTGTTTCCTTCGATTGCGAATGTCAAAACGGACTTCATGTAAACGAAGATCATTTCGTGCCGGAAATAATCAATCCGGACACGCTTGAGGTGCTTCCGGACGGAGAAAAAGGAGAGCTTGTATTTACCTGTATAACAAAAGAGGCTTTCCCGCTGATCCGATATCGGACCCGTGATATAGCTTCGATAACTCATGAGCCTTGCTCATGCGGAAGAACGCTTGTGAGGATGTCAAAGCCGCAGGGACGCAGCGACGATATGTTAATTATCCGCGGAGTAAATGTATTCCCGTCTCAGATTGAAAGTGTGCTTTTAGGCATAGGAGAGACATCTCCGCATTATATGCTGATTGTTGATAGAGTCAATAATACGGATACGCTTGAAATTCAAGTCGAGCTGTCACGTGAAATGTTCAGCTCGGATTCCGTTAAGCATCTTCAGGAGCTTGAGGCGTCAATACGTTCGAAAATCGATTCAACTCTCGGTATTTCCGCGAAGGTGACGTTTGTAGAGCCGAAGACCCTGGCGAGAACCGAAGGAAAAGCGAAACGCGTAATAGACAAGCGCGTATTGATATAA
- a CDS encoding ACT domain-containing protein — protein sequence MIIKQISVFVENRPGRLAEITAMIAGCGVNIRALSIADTSHFGIMRCIVDKPEVTEAVLRNAGLTVAITDVIGLRIPDCPGGLAEALKFLADKGFTVEYAYAFIEKTENDAYVVLRIDDAERAVKVLKANGYKGAEPSKQ from the coding sequence ATGATAATCAAACAGATTTCTGTATTTGTGGAAAACAGGCCGGGACGGCTTGCGGAAATAACCGCCATGATCGCCGGCTGCGGCGTAAATATCCGCGCGCTCTCCATTGCGGATACATCGCATTTCGGAATAATGCGCTGTATAGTCGATAAGCCTGAAGTGACGGAGGCGGTGTTGAGAAACGCCGGACTTACGGTCGCGATAACGGATGTCATAGGACTACGAATACCGGATTGTCCAGGCGGACTTGCCGAAGCGCTTAAATTTCTGGCAGATAAAGGATTTACGGTTGAATACGCATATGCCTTTATTGAAAAGACGGAAAATGACGCTTATGTCGTTCTTCGTATAGATGACGCGGAGCGCGCCGTCAAGGTCCTGAAAGCCAACGGTTATAAAGGCGCGGAGCCCAGTAAACAATAA